A single Marinobacter sp. es.042 DNA region contains:
- a CDS encoding VWA domain-containing protein: protein MWADFHFLRPLWLLLILLIPILYLAFRQLRMGDSGWSRLIPARLLSPLIRHNGSADQSNKSPLVPASLALIILSLALAGPAWREAPTPLKQPGDSLVIALDLSLSMLATDVEPDRLTRAKRKIRDILELREGSLTGLLVFSGDAHVVTPLTDDARTIEGMLNVLDPVIMPATGNRADLAVARAKALLEQGAPGEGRILLITDSINDDYEGTIRDTLSGTGYALNTLVVGTENGGPIPLARRGFIRENGDIVISRAEPEALAALARSSGGQSHELTLDDTDIEALDLSPRDSDDWQDSEDGLTVNRWQDDGYWLLWLALPLVLIGWRRGALSALALTLLPVWPQPAAAISWEELWQREDQRAPALIQDNPESAARQLEDPEWRGSALYRSGKFDSAAEAFGRKQGPRASYNRGNALARAGKLEEALAAYDAALDTAPDMDDALHNRKIVEELLNQKQQNQNGNQDNNQQDSRDSQGDGSNQQQNRQDQNGNSESENPGSQRNSQQQNPENNESSSDTENQQGSQTAEQNQQQAGERGDPEQASGEQETSSGQSPAPAPISETPLTQSQEQWLRRVPDNPGGLLQRKFLQQYQQRQTPSDEGDTPW from the coding sequence ATGTGGGCTGACTTCCATTTCCTGCGCCCCCTCTGGCTGCTGTTAATCCTGCTGATACCGATACTGTATCTTGCATTCCGGCAACTCCGCATGGGCGACAGCGGATGGTCCCGGCTTATTCCGGCCCGCCTGCTCTCGCCCCTGATTCGTCACAACGGCAGCGCGGACCAATCAAACAAGTCACCTCTGGTTCCGGCATCTTTGGCCCTGATCATTCTGTCCCTGGCCCTGGCCGGGCCGGCCTGGAGGGAGGCGCCGACACCGCTGAAACAACCCGGCGACAGCCTCGTGATCGCACTGGACCTTTCACTGTCCATGCTGGCAACGGACGTGGAACCTGATCGACTGACCCGGGCCAAACGGAAAATCCGGGATATTCTCGAGCTTCGGGAAGGCAGCCTGACCGGCCTGCTCGTCTTTTCCGGCGATGCCCACGTAGTGACACCGCTGACCGATGATGCCCGTACGATTGAGGGCATGCTCAACGTGCTGGACCCAGTGATCATGCCGGCGACAGGCAACCGGGCAGATCTCGCCGTTGCCCGCGCAAAGGCATTGCTGGAACAAGGCGCACCGGGCGAAGGTCGCATCCTGTTAATCACGGACAGCATCAACGACGACTACGAAGGTACCATCCGGGACACGCTTTCCGGCACCGGATACGCGCTCAATACCCTGGTCGTCGGCACTGAGAACGGAGGCCCCATTCCCCTCGCCCGGCGCGGTTTCATACGGGAGAACGGCGACATTGTCATCAGTCGTGCTGAACCCGAAGCGTTGGCGGCACTCGCCCGCAGCAGCGGCGGCCAGAGCCATGAGCTGACCCTGGACGACACCGATATTGAAGCGCTCGACCTGAGCCCGCGGGACAGTGACGACTGGCAGGATTCCGAGGACGGCCTGACGGTCAATCGCTGGCAGGATGACGGCTACTGGTTGCTCTGGCTCGCGCTGCCGCTGGTTTTGATAGGTTGGCGTCGGGGGGCTCTCAGTGCGCTTGCTTTGACCCTGCTGCCGGTCTGGCCGCAGCCGGCAGCCGCCATAAGCTGGGAAGAGCTCTGGCAGAGGGAGGATCAGCGAGCTCCCGCCTTGATTCAGGACAACCCGGAATCAGCCGCCCGCCAGCTTGAAGACCCGGAATGGCGGGGCTCCGCCCTCTATCGTTCCGGCAAGTTCGACAGCGCCGCCGAAGCGTTTGGACGCAAACAGGGCCCCCGTGCCAGTTACAACCGGGGCAATGCCCTGGCCCGTGCCGGAAAACTGGAAGAGGCCCTGGCTGCCTATGATGCGGCGCTGGACACAGCGCCCGACATGGACGACGCCCTTCACAACCGGAAAATTGTCGAGGAACTTCTGAATCAAAAACAGCAGAACCAGAACGGCAACCAGGATAACAACCAACAGGATTCCCGGGACTCCCAGGGCGACGGCAGTAATCAGCAACAAAACCGTCAGGACCAGAACGGAAACAGTGAAAGCGAGAATCCCGGCAGTCAGCGGAACAGTCAGCAGCAGAACCCGGAAAACAACGAGTCTTCTTCCGACACGGAGAATCAGCAAGGCAGCCAGACGGCTGAACAGAATCAACAGCAGGCGGGCGAACGCGGAGATCCCGAGCAGGCTTCCGGGGAGCAGGAAACCTCGTCCGGCCAGTCCCCGGCACCCGCCCCTATCTCCGAAACGCCGCTGACCCAGAGCCAGGAGCAGTGGCTCAGGCGGGTCCCTGACAATCCGGGCGGATTATTACAGCGCAAATTTCTGCAGCAGTATCAACAACGCCAGACTCCATCCGATGAGGGCGATACACCATGGTAA
- a CDS encoding BatD family protein — MVKRLMIPAVCLFLLTALWLPAQAQPHTQARQLAVEPDRTRLYEGEVLTLTVKGSMEIDINLGNLFDFDMSSLPKPDIEKVEPDFDILAQNQQYSIRTVNSQMVGEITWTYQLAPKTTGELTIPALTFKDAVSEPVTVEVVDGSPPDQAAPGRDSFIELSTDKDEVYVQEQLILTVRLFFRGNLIRGELSEPTHPHVIIESLGRQQEFSRYRDGVRYRVVERRYAIFPQRPGTLKLPPVNFEGQARDASGSLRFLRDSEELFEVPVKDVPAQFSGDTWLPATGLSLEESGLPPSLEVATGENITREIRLTAAGLPGEALPPLPDTVPDGLRSYPEEPERQTETTPAGLTSSLKQSVALVPVEAGQMTLPAIRISWWDTEADRERVAVIPEKTLTVTDPNAVAAGAPQPVNVEPAPEPDTISPESSTDLTEPEAGLWQWLTLAFGILWAGTLMAWWWSRKGAKNAPDFTQHNDDEDGAFEHLITAVRSGSARTPELLVAWANRHRPGEHFRSASDVVHHFRDETMATELGKLQARFFAPDHGNENWDGRPLARTLEAIRKRKQTRANADLPPLYPEGLS, encoded by the coding sequence ATGGTAAAACGGCTGATGATTCCCGCCGTCTGTCTGTTTCTTCTGACGGCACTCTGGCTGCCGGCCCAGGCACAACCCCATACACAGGCCCGGCAACTGGCAGTCGAGCCGGACCGGACCCGGCTGTATGAGGGTGAGGTTCTGACCCTGACCGTAAAAGGCAGCATGGAGATCGACATCAATCTTGGCAACCTGTTCGACTTCGACATGTCGAGCCTGCCCAAGCCTGATATCGAGAAAGTGGAACCCGATTTTGACATCCTGGCCCAGAACCAGCAGTACAGTATCCGCACCGTAAACAGTCAGATGGTGGGTGAAATCACCTGGACCTACCAGCTGGCACCGAAAACCACCGGCGAACTGACCATTCCTGCACTCACCTTCAAGGATGCTGTTTCGGAGCCGGTTACCGTGGAAGTCGTCGACGGCTCGCCGCCGGACCAGGCCGCGCCTGGACGGGACAGTTTTATCGAGCTGTCCACCGACAAGGATGAAGTCTATGTGCAGGAGCAACTGATCCTGACAGTGCGGCTTTTCTTCAGGGGCAACCTGATTCGCGGCGAGCTGTCTGAGCCGACCCACCCCCACGTGATTATCGAATCCCTGGGCAGGCAGCAGGAATTTTCACGCTATCGCGATGGTGTGCGATACCGCGTGGTGGAGCGGCGTTACGCGATCTTCCCCCAACGACCCGGAACCTTGAAGCTGCCCCCCGTAAACTTCGAGGGACAGGCCAGAGATGCCTCTGGCAGCCTCCGTTTTCTGAGGGACAGTGAGGAGCTTTTCGAGGTGCCGGTCAAGGATGTCCCGGCCCAATTCAGTGGCGATACCTGGCTGCCGGCAACAGGCTTGTCGCTTGAGGAGTCCGGGCTTCCTCCGTCACTGGAAGTCGCGACCGGCGAAAACATTACCCGAGAGATCAGGCTGACGGCGGCGGGCTTGCCCGGGGAGGCGCTGCCACCCTTACCCGATACGGTCCCGGACGGACTTAGAAGTTACCCGGAAGAGCCAGAGAGGCAGACCGAAACAACGCCGGCAGGCCTGACCTCTTCGCTGAAGCAATCCGTGGCTCTGGTACCGGTTGAGGCGGGACAGATGACGTTGCCAGCCATTCGCATTTCCTGGTGGGATACCGAAGCGGATCGGGAGCGCGTTGCCGTCATCCCGGAGAAAACCCTGACGGTGACGGACCCGAATGCCGTCGCCGCCGGAGCGCCGCAACCCGTGAATGTAGAACCGGCCCCTGAACCGGACACGATCAGCCCGGAATCATCGACTGACCTGACAGAACCAGAGGCCGGGCTGTGGCAGTGGCTCACTCTGGCGTTCGGAATACTTTGGGCCGGAACCTTGATGGCGTGGTGGTGGTCGCGAAAAGGCGCCAAGAACGCCCCCGACTTTACTCAGCACAATGACGATGAAGATGGCGCCTTCGAGCATCTGATCACAGCCGTGAGAAGCGGTTCAGCCCGGACACCGGAGCTGCTGGTGGCATGGGCCAATCGCCACAGACCCGGCGAACACTTCCGTTCCGCGTCTGACGTTGTGCACCACTTCCGGGACGAGACCATGGCAACAGAGCTCGGGAAGCTCCAGGCCCGGTTTTTTGCGCCAGACCATGGCAACGAAAACTGGGATGGACGGCCACTGGCCCGGACTCTTGAGGCCATTCGGAAGCGAAAACAGACGCGGGCAAACGCCGATCTGCCTCCGCTTTATCCCGAGGGCCTCTCCTGA
- a CDS encoding cytochrome c-type biogenesis protein, which yields MVRIVCLVLALLLPALAMADVVDVYEFSDRAEEQRYQNLIEELRCPKCQNQNIADSNAPISKDMRDVVYRMMNDGASNEEIVDSLVGRFGEFVRYKPEFDSRTFLLWATPAIAVFGGLLVVAAVVIRSRRAGPDSPALSAEEKARVDKMLADQDRSS from the coding sequence ATGGTCCGGATCGTCTGTTTGGTATTGGCTCTGCTTCTACCGGCCCTCGCGATGGCCGACGTTGTTGATGTCTATGAGTTTTCCGATAGGGCGGAGGAGCAGCGATACCAGAACCTGATCGAAGAACTACGCTGCCCGAAATGTCAGAACCAGAACATTGCCGATTCCAATGCGCCGATCTCCAAGGACATGAGGGACGTCGTCTATCGGATGATGAACGACGGTGCCAGTAACGAGGAGATTGTTGATTCCCTGGTTGGCCGGTTCGGTGAGTTCGTCCGCTACAAGCCCGAATTCGACAGCCGGACATTTCTGCTCTGGGCGACACCTGCCATTGCGGTTTTCGGTGGGCTTCTTGTGGTGGCCGCTGTCGTCATTCGATCCCGGAGGGCGGGGCCCGATAGTCCGGCACTGAGTGCCGAGGAAAAAGCTCGGGTCGACAAGATGCTGGCAGACCAGGATAGATCGTCCTGA
- the ccmI gene encoding c-type cytochrome biogenesis protein CcmI — MTDTFWIAATVLIILALLFVLYPVFFHRLGVRTQTDLKNQNLMAYRSRMRELDSEYEAGILDDENYHQLKEELAGSMLDDVPEQEQVRPVISGRRSAMAVSLVSILLIPAATVYLYERWGAMDRVEQFITMQEMGGTDGSRQAQMTELSGQLRERLEASPDNPDGWAMLGRTYMRLERYDDAAWAFRQLANNVSDDDRAEAVAYGLSAQALFFGSQGAMTEEVTAAIEQARALNPDEVNALGLLGINAFSQQNYQEAIEYWERIETVAPDHPQIASIQEGIREAYTRLGEEPPARMAEPEIDGAGVTVRVSLAEGFRDQVPADTTLFLFARQPNAQQGPPLAVARLTADQLPVEIRLDDRYAMSPQATISSADEVVVTARLSRSGNVAAQAGDWQGSTDVPVAVNESQEAPVAVVIDQQLID, encoded by the coding sequence ATGACTGACACTTTCTGGATTGCCGCAACGGTACTGATCATTCTTGCCCTCTTGTTTGTGCTATACCCGGTCTTTTTTCATAGGCTTGGTGTAAGGACGCAAACGGACCTGAAAAACCAGAATCTGATGGCCTATCGCTCCCGGATGAGGGAGCTTGATAGCGAATACGAGGCCGGTATTCTGGACGATGAGAATTATCATCAACTCAAGGAAGAGCTCGCTGGCAGCATGCTGGACGATGTGCCGGAGCAGGAACAGGTGAGACCTGTGATCAGTGGGCGCAGGAGCGCCATGGCCGTGTCGCTGGTATCGATTCTTCTGATACCTGCGGCAACCGTGTACCTGTATGAGCGTTGGGGTGCGATGGACCGCGTTGAGCAATTCATTACCATGCAGGAAATGGGGGGCACCGACGGATCGCGACAGGCCCAGATGACTGAGCTTTCAGGCCAGCTTCGAGAGCGGCTGGAAGCCAGCCCTGATAACCCTGATGGCTGGGCCATGCTGGGCCGCACCTACATGCGCCTGGAGCGCTATGACGATGCAGCCTGGGCCTTCCGGCAACTGGCGAACAATGTCAGTGACGATGACCGGGCCGAAGCCGTCGCTTATGGTCTCTCTGCCCAGGCGCTGTTCTTCGGTAGTCAGGGTGCCATGACGGAAGAGGTTACCGCAGCCATTGAGCAGGCCCGTGCGCTGAACCCGGATGAAGTCAATGCCCTTGGATTGCTGGGCATCAATGCCTTCAGCCAGCAGAACTACCAGGAAGCGATTGAGTATTGGGAGCGGATCGAAACCGTCGCACCAGACCACCCACAGATCGCCTCGATACAGGAAGGGATTCGTGAAGCCTATACGCGTCTGGGTGAGGAACCACCCGCGCGGATGGCCGAACCCGAGATCGACGGCGCGGGGGTTACCGTTCGTGTAAGCCTTGCCGAGGGCTTCCGGGATCAAGTGCCGGCAGATACCACACTGTTCCTGTTTGCACGCCAGCCCAATGCCCAGCAGGGTCCGCCTCTGGCAGTAGCGCGACTGACGGCGGACCAGTTGCCGGTGGAGATCCGGCTGGACGACCGGTACGCCATGTCACCCCAGGCTACCATTTCCAGTGCTGACGAGGTTGTTGTGACAGCCCGTCTCAGTCGTTCCGGCAATGTGGCCGCCCAGGCAGGAGACTGGCAGGGCAGCACCGACGTTCCTGTAGCCGTTAACGAGAGCCAGGAAGCGCCGGTAGCGGTTGTGATCGATCAGCAACTGATTGACTGA